One genomic region from Campylobacter concisus encodes:
- a CDS encoding GtrA family protein: MPIKRQLISFLLVGILNTAFGYGLFALFIYIGLYYPLAVLFSTILGVLFNFKTIGNLVFGSSDNRLIFKFVLVYVITYLLNIFFLWLFKRLGFENMYINGFVLVVPLAIISFILNKFFVFRR, encoded by the coding sequence ATGCCTATAAAACGCCAACTCATATCCTTCCTCCTCGTCGGAATTCTAAACACCGCTTTCGGATACGGGCTGTTTGCTCTTTTTATCTATATCGGTCTATATTATCCTCTTGCCGTGTTGTTTTCTACGATACTGGGTGTATTATTTAACTTTAAAACTATAGGCAATCTAGTATTCGGTAGTAGCGATAATAGGCTGATTTTTAAATTTGTTTTGGTATATGTTATAACATATCTCTTAAACATATTTTTCTTATGGCTCTTTAAACGGCTCGGATTTGAGAATATGTATATAAACGGCTTCGTATTGGTTGTACCGCTAGCCATAATTTCGTTTATATTGAATAAATTTTTTGTTTTTAGGAGATGA
- a CDS encoding acyltransferase family protein — translation MTNLNNYDFSFYLIILLVILILINIKLILSSINKNNIFNLSKNYIYNKNIYNKLLLLRTIAWAMVFIIHGYIIFYNSKVNENLSKIFMGDIDLTFLKYPSAWGGVWIFFVLSGFLMGKAFITKRYSYGDSGILYFYKNRILQIFPIYYFCIFTLAIFVHPEIFRPENIKSLIRVATFTNDSLLNINIDGALWSLSTEIQFYILVPFLVQFIIFISDKIGLNKVLFLVIAFGVIERFALYKINYSGAVDFEFWDRCIYKPLYCNIDLFLFGILANLYIDDISRKYKFKYIGFFIGIILALLLFVNFFFSYYTFNNYIEFYAEKFIYLLPTFTALMTFFLIILIEYKDILFDIKNNKNILHYFGIMTFVIYVWHEPVLFKVHQIIEQYHLGIGLNLLIGLCYCLFFGFLSYIFIEKPMGSYKKKGV, via the coding sequence TTGACCAATTTAAATAATTATGATTTCTCTTTTTATCTTATAATACTACTAGTCATATTAATATTAATAAATATTAAATTAATATTATCTAGTATAAACAAAAATAATATATTTAATTTATCAAAGAACTACATATATAATAAAAATATTTATAATAAACTGCTTTTATTAAGGACTATAGCATGGGCTATGGTATTTATAATACATGGATACATTATTTTTTATAATTCTAAGGTAAATGAAAATTTAAGCAAGATATTTATGGGTGATATTGATCTAACCTTTTTGAAGTACCCATCTGCATGGGGAGGGGTATGGATATTTTTTGTTTTATCGGGGTTTCTTATGGGCAAAGCATTTATTACAAAAAGATATTCTTATGGTGATAGCGGAATTCTATATTTCTATAAAAACCGAATTTTGCAAATATTTCCTATATATTATTTTTGCATATTTACCCTTGCTATTTTCGTACATCCTGAAATTTTTCGACCAGAAAATATCAAATCGCTTATAAGAGTAGCTACGTTTACAAACGATAGTTTACTAAATATAAATATTGATGGCGCGCTATGGTCTTTGAGTACAGAAATTCAATTTTATATCCTGGTTCCTTTTTTGGTACAGTTTATCATTTTTATATCGGATAAGATTGGATTAAACAAGGTATTATTTTTAGTTATTGCGTTTGGCGTAATAGAAAGATTTGCCTTATATAAAATAAATTATAGTGGTGCAGTTGATTTCGAATTTTGGGATAGATGTATCTATAAGCCATTGTATTGCAATATAGACTTATTTCTATTTGGTATATTAGCAAATTTATATATAGATGATATAAGTAGAAAATATAAATTTAAATATATTGGCTTTTTTATAGGAATAATACTGGCGCTTTTATTGTTCGTAAATTTCTTTTTTAGCTATTATACTTTTAACAACTATATAGAATTTTATGCGGAGAAATTTATTTATCTTTTACCTACTTTTACTGCATTAATGACGTTTTTCTTAATTATTCTAATAGAGTATAAAGATATATTATTTGACATTAAAAATAATAAAAACATATTACATTATTTTGGAATTATGACCTTTGTAATTTATGTTTGGCATGAGCCCGTTCTTTTTAAAGTGCATCAAATCATAGAGCAGTATCATCTAGGTATAGGTCTTAATTTGCTTATAGGGCTTTGTTATTGTTTGTTCTTTGGGTTTCTATCATATATCTTCATAGAAAAACCGATGGGTTCGTATAAGAAAAAGGGCGTCTAA